From the Methanobacteriaceae archaeon genome, the window TGTAATAGTATTTTCTGATATTTTAATATATGGCTTGAAAAAAATGAACGATTTTAGTATTCTAATTTTTTTATTCTACTTCCAGGGTGAAAGCGTCACCAAATAGATCCTTTATCACTTGCATGTCTTCCTCAGGGATGTTAATTACTTCCACATCAGACATGTCACGGAAGTAGTATTCTGCATTGGCTATTTCACCTTCATCATTCATGTAAAGAAACAGGCCATCTACAAATTCCTCTGGATTTTGAGAGGGTAGGAATATTTCAAACCTTATAAGTATTTCAGAACCGGGAATATTATCCTGAAGATCTTGTTTTTTCTTATCATCCTTCAATGCCGCCCTGAACTCTTTCATCCGTGAATTAAGTTCCTTCAGTATTCTTTGTTCATCTTTACTCATGAATTCACCCAAATCTCTAATTTACTCATTGTTTCTAATAGGTTTTTATACACTTAAATAATCAGTGGACAGGTACCTAAAAAACCCATATCCATTCCCATATAATTTGATTATTAAAAAAATAATTATGGGAACTATTAATAGTTTTCCAATTTTTTTAAAAAAGGTTAATTGCCCATACTTATGGCTTGAAAATAAGGTTAATGTTTCTCATGTGAATGCATGTGAATATTAATGATTCACCTTTAGATTGGAATAAAATCAAACATTAGAATATTCTTTCTCCACAAATTCTATGCGAAATTCTGTGCCATGGTTTTTACTTAGAACAATTTCACCGTCAATCTGGTCAGTTAATATGTTTACTAAACGTAAACCCAATGAATCCGTTTTTCTGAAATCTAAATCATCAGGAAATCCTATTCCATTGTCCTGAACAGACAATACATATCGATGATCAGGGGACTTGTGGAAACTGATGTTGATTTCACCCTTCCTACCCTGGGGGAATGCGTGTTTTAAACAGTTTGATAGTAATTCATTGACAATCAAGCCCAGTGGAATCATGGTGTTAACATCCATCATAACTTCATCTACATCAAAATTCAGTTGTATTTGACTGGAGTTTGTGGAGTATGTGCGGAATAGGTCACTGGCAAGTGTCTTAATATAATCACCAATATTAATCCTTTTAAGATGGCTGGATTGGTATAACCTGTCATGGATCAGGGCCATTGACCTGGCACGATTCTGGCTATCTTTAAAAACATCAATAACTTTCCTATCTTTAACATAACGAGACTGGAGATTGAGAAGACTGGAGATGATCATTAAATTGTTTTTTACACGGTGGTGGATTTCCCTTAAAAGCATCTCTTTTTCTTCCAGAGAAATCTGAAGCTCCTTTTCCATCTTTTTACGTTCTGTTATGTCCCGGGCAATAGAAAGGGATAAATTTTCATCTTTTAACCTGAAAATATGGGTGCTGATCTCAACAGGTATTTTACCTCCATCTTTGGATATAAGAACAGTTTCAAAGGTGAATTTTTCTTTTTTCAGTAAATCCTCCATGTTTATAGGTGATTGGAAATCTTCTATATCTTTAGGGGACATTTCCAAGAGTTCTTCATGGGTATATCCCAGGATTTGGCTGGCTACATTGTTTACTTCAACAAATTTCCCTGAGATTCCATCCGGGGTGAGTTTATGCAAAAAAATAGCATCATTGGCATTGTTAAATAGAGTTCTATATTTTTCTTCACTGTCCTGCAGTGCATATTCTGCATTTTTATGTTTCAATGCCACAGATGCAAGATTAACCAAGGCTCTCAGTGCATTTTCCTCTTTTAGGTCTGCATCATTGTCCTTGAGAATAATGGCACTGCCATACAAACTGTCTTCCCATCGTAATCCAGTAATATAGATGGATTTTATGTTTAACTCCTCTTCCAACTGACGACAGGCTTTTTCAGTGAACTGTTTGCCAGTGATCTCATATAAACCACCTTCAACCTGATAAAATTGATTATTAGTTATTGATTCCCTGATTTTTTCGCTTAGAAAACTCCAGGGTATGGTTAAATCAGATAAATCGTTTTTCAGGAATTTGTGGATTGATTTTTTAATGTTTTCATTTCCAGCAGCAATATTATTTATACGGAAACTATCAGACACCTCATCAAAGGTTGAAATAATTACAAATCCATCTTCAAGCAGTAGCTTCAGTTTTTCACCAATAAACTGGTATATGTCCTGTTCAAAAGGTAGTTGTAAAAAATCACGTGCAGTTTCAGAGAGGAAATTTTCATAAAAGGAAATGATTTTTTTATTTTCAAGGGATAGTCTGTTATTTTCCTGCTCTAAATGAGAAATTCTTTCTTTTAACTTCTCTATTTCATTGATGCTTTGTGCTTTGGATTTATCCAGACCACTCATTGAATCCATCCCGGCAAATGTCTAGTTTTTTCACATTATTCATCAGTGATTTAAATCTTAATTTAACGTGAAATATTAATAGTCTTACTAGTCTATAACAGTTTTTTTGTTGTTTGAAAAACTTATAATTTTCCCCATTTTTTCTGGATAGGTTAAATGTTTTGATGGAAAGGAGTAAATTGGGTTTTATGAGTCCATCTCCATGTATTTTTGTATTGGGGGTACTTTGAATACCAGTGCATAGTACAGTAAGGGTATCAGGATTGCAGATACCAGTGATAAGATAATGTATAAGATGTCCCCCTCCATTGTTGAGGCAGAATCATTGACCCGGGTTATCAGTAAAGAGGGAGTAGTAAATACTGAGCCTTCATAATTTGAAATCACGCTGATGAAGAGGTTGTTAGCTGCGTGACCTGCTATGGCCAGTTCCAGAGTACCACTTTTAAGGGTGATGTAGGCCATGAAGGATCCGAATATAATCCAGTCCATTATGGCAATTACTGGTGCCTCAGCCACTTCCGGGTTGGCAAGATGGGGTAACATAAAGATTATTCCGTTTAAAACTGCAAGGATGAAAATATTGCGAGTTATGAATCCAGTTCCCTGTAGAATGTACCCTCTGAATAAAAGCTCTTCAGAAGTGGTTTGAACAGGCACCAGAATGATTAATAATGGTAAAAACATGAAAAATTCCAATAAATTAGGATTTAAGGATAAGGATGATGGATCCGTAATAAATTGTGGTAGTAACGATAGCCAAAACATTAAAAGGAAGTAGAGCAGAAATCCCACTCCCATGAGTTTCCAGTTCATTTTTTTCTTGGGGGTTATGAGGGAACGTAGAGATCTTCTGTGCAGGACTTTGATGATGAATACTATGGCCAGAAAATAGAGGATGTATGAAAAGTCCTGTATGATATAATTCACCAAGGGCCCCCATGTATTCACCTCTTCCGGGATAACCATACCATACCCATAAAAAACCATAAATACAATAGAGATTCCAAGCAGGTATCTCCACAGATTATTTTTCCCCTCCAAAGCAAGATCTAAAAAATTTCCCATTTATGAGGGCCCCCTTAAATCCATAATTGGCGATGATATAAGAAAATCATAATAATATTTTAGGTGGTGGTCCTATAAGAAAAGTACAATAAAATTTTAGGAGACTTCTAAGACGTTTTAGACATTTACTTAAATTTCCAGATATCCAGATTCTTAGATAGAACATTTTAGTCTAGTATGAAATCTAAATATCGTCATTTGATATCTTCATTAAAAAAAAACCTTTATTTGTCTGTGACCTTTATTTTCTGTTAATGCATATTCCTTTATTTTGAAAATATTGGTTAATAAGCTAGAAATGGATAATTCCAAATCGAATAACTCTTACCCATTAATTATTGGATTATAAATCATTATTAATTCTTTCTTTGTACTCTAATTGTTTGAAAATGATTCTAAATTCTGTTCCTTGACTATTATCTAACTTGATAGTCCCATTTAGCTGCTGAACAAGATTGTTTACAAGTTGTAATCCTAATGATTTTGTATTTCTAAAATCTATATCATCAGATAACCCCTTACCATTGTCCTTAACCATCAACTCATAAATACCTTGATTTAATTTTAAGGATACAGTTAATTCACCACCCTCATCAGGGTCAAATGCATATTTCAAACTGTTTGAAACAAGTTCATTTATTATGAGTCCGCATGGAACTGCAGTTTCAATATTTAGCCGGATTTCGGGTGCTATATCAAGTGAGAGAGTTATATGGTTTTTTTTAATATTATATGTATAGAATAGATCCCTTACCAGGCTTTCAATGTAATCGGATACATTAATTGTGGATAAATCAGGGGACTGGTAAAGTTTTTCATGGACCATGGCCATGGCTTTAATCCGGTTCTGGCTATCTTTAAGAACTTGCACAGTTTTACCTTTCACATTCATGCTTTGCAGATTTAGCAGGCTGGAAATGATCTGCATATTGTTTTTCACACGATGATGGATCTCCTGCATTAATAGCTCTTTTTCCTTTAATGAGCCTTTAATCTGTTTTTCAGCTTGCATCCTTTCAGATAGGTCCCGGATAATTGAAGTGAAGTAGGTTACATCCTCTGATTTCCATGCTGATAATGACATTTCAAAGGGAAATTCAGATTTATCCTTTTTTAATCCAATGGTGGTGACAGTTTTACCTATGAATCTATGTTTACCACTCTTTTTAAATTTCTCGAGTTCTTTTAAGTAGTCATCCTTAAATCTGGAAGGCATGAGGAGGGTTAAAGGTTGGCCAGTTAATTCTTTTTTACTGTAACCGAATATCCTGGTTAAGCTGTGGTTGAAAAATATTATATTACCCTCAGCATCAGTGGTTACAATGGCGTCAACTGCAGATTCTGCAACTGCTCGGAATCTTTCAGCACTGCGCTTAAGGGATATTTCTGCTTTTTTACGATCAGTTATATCGCGCACTGATTCGATTGCACCGTATTGTTCTCCTTTGGAGTTCAATAGTGGTGATGCAGTGGCCCATAGATAAGCACCTTTTCCCCCGTAAACTGATGGAACAAATACTTCTGCATATAAAGTTTTACCTTTTTTTTCAATGTATTCGTATTGATCACGGAATTCAGGGTTCCCTGGACGAATGAGATCTATTAAAACCGGTCTTCGGTACCCGTACCATGGAATAGCGTAGGCATGGTTACCCTGACCAATCATATCCTCCTTAGATGTTCCTGTCATTTCTTCAATGGCTTTATTCCAGGCAATGACTTTACCATTTAGGTCAATGGCAAAGGTGGCATCGGGCAGGAAATCAAATATGTCGTTTAAACGCTGCTCTGATTCTTTTAAAACTCTTTTTGATTCTTCTGTTTCAGTTATGTCTCTGATAATGGTTTGTATTAAATATTTATCTTCAATTTTTATGCGGTTTAAGTTCACTTCAGCGTAGAAGGGAGTTCCATTGGAGCGAAGATGTTTCCATTTGAAGTGTTGCGGTTGGCCCTTTAGTGCATTTTTTATTAAGGATTTGGCTTTGACTTTGGATGATTGTCCATCTGGTTGTTTTTCGGGTGAGAAATAGTAAGGTTTTTCTCCTATCAATTGTTCTCTTTTAGTTTGGAAAATCTCCAGGGCTTGCTGGTTGGCTTCGATGATGGTTTCATTTTCCATTAAAAGTATGCCATCAGCAGCATTATAAAAAAGAGTATGATATTTATTTTCACTGGCTTTCAGTGCTTTTTCAGCGTTTTTTCGTTCAGTTATATCTTCAAATGTAGTGAATACCTGATAAGGCTTTTTTTCTCCGGGTTTGAATTGGGGGACTGCATGGACTTTCAGCCAAGTGTATCCTTCTCTGGTGGGATATTTAACTCCCATAACCACATTTTTTATTTCTTTACCTGTTTTAAGAGCCAGCATGGATGGATGGTCCTTAAAAGGAAAATCAGTGCCATCTTCATGTATGGAACCAGTTATATGGTCCAATTTTTTCCCCTGCACTTCCCTCAATTTAAAGCCCATTATCCTCTCAGCTGCTGGGTTCATGGAGATTATCTGACCATTTACATCCTGATATACAACACCCTGGACCATGGTGTTGAAAAGGGTTCGGTACTTCTCTTCACTTTCTTTAATTGCTTTTTCGGATTGGATTTTTCGGCTAGTATCACGTACCAACCCCATAACCAGGGGTTGGCCTTCAATATCCACCAAAGCAAAATGTACCTCTACCGGGAATACACTTCCATCTTTACGCAGATGATGCCCATAAAATGTGAATGAATGGTCAGGTTTTATTTTATGCCATAATTTCTGGGCTTGATGAAGATTCAGGTCCTGTTCAACTTCCATAATATTCATTTTCAGGAGTTCTTCCCGGGTGTAACCTAAAGACTCGCATGCCTGTCTGTTAACATCCACCAGATTTCCATCAAAATCATGGACAAAAAGGGCATCAGCAGCCTGTTCTACCAAGGCTTTATATTTCTTTTCACTGTCTTTTAACTGGTTTTCCAGTTTATTTTTATATATTGCCAGATCAATGGCATATTTCAGTTCATGACGATCAAAAGGTTTTATGAGGTAGCCATAAGGACTTGTAAAGAGAGCTCTTTTAACAGTTGACTCCTCAGAATGAGCTGTTAAGTAGATAACTGGTATGTTAAGATTTTTAATTTCCTCGGCAACGTTGATGCCGTCAATATTTCCCTTTATTACTATATCCATTAAAATTAAATCAGGCATTATCTCCAGAGCTTTCTCTACGGCTTCTTCGCCAGCACCAGCAATGTAGGGGACTTCATAATCAAAGGATTCCAGGATACGTTTGATATCCATGGCTTCTATGATTTCATCCTCAACTAAAAGGATTTTTACTTTATCCACAATTACCAACTACTTGAATCTGTGCAGTAGATCTAGTATTATAATATTATTACTACTCGATGTTTAACTAATTTTCCTATTTTTTCACCATCCCATGTAGACTGAACAAGGGAAATTGTAGGATTTGACATGTTTAATACTAAAAACAATTATATCCTGATAATCCAAATGATTAATATCATGAATAAAATGAAAAAAAATAATAAAATGAAAAATTCAACAACTGCTAATTGCCAAAAGTAGAAAAAAAGTGGAATATTTTTTTATGAGGATTTTATAGAGGCTTGAAATGAAAACTATAAGTAAAAATGATGGAAAAAGATCCATTTCTAGAGTAGTAAACTGGAAATTATACTTAATTTTACTGATTGCAAGTATCTTTGGAGCGCTTGCAGTACTACCTTATACCCTAACTCTTCAGGCAGGATTAATCCAAAATTTACAGGTACCCTTATATTTGCTCTTAATTGGCCAGCTAATACAAAGCATAATCTTATTTGGGATTACTATATTTATTGGTCTTTATCTTGCCAGAAAAGTAGGGCTTGGACTTCCAGTCCTTGAAGGATGGCTTGAAGGTAGAGAAGTTGAAAGATATTTGAAATCCATTCTGGGCATATCCATTGGGCTTGGAATATTAGTTGGAATCCTTATCACAGGGTTTGATTTTTTATTTTCCCTTGCTGGTGTGACAATTAACGTAACTCAAGCTTCAGTTAATCCTCCTGCATGGATGGGATTTTTTGCATCTTTTTATGGTGGGATAAATGAAGAAATACTCTTAAGATTGTTCTTAATGACTCTCATTGTTTGGATAATCTTTAAGATCAAAAAAACCCCTGAAGGAAAACCTACCAGCGCTGGTATGTGGTTAGCTATAGTTTTAGCTGCAGTCATCTTTGGAGCCGGCCATTTACCTGCGGTTATGACCATTACCACCCTCACACCACTGGTTATTGTCCGGACCATTGTGCTAAATGCGGTTGGTGGTATTATCTTTGGATGGCTTTACTGGAAAAAGGGATTAGAATCAGCTATGATATCGCACTTCTCAGCAGATATAGTGTTGCACGTAATTGTGCCATTGTTAGTAGTGATTTAATGGCACTTTAAAATTTTTTTAACGTCCATCTCCACTTTTTTTATTAATTTATTTTTACCAGGTAAATCTTATTCAGCCATATATAGTTCTTTATGTAAGGCATCAATTGGGATAAAGTTACTTCGTTAAACTACCCTATAACGAAGTAAACTCGTGAGGTTGAAATTCAACTGATCGAAATAGAGTTAAAATTCTAAATTGAACCAAATAAAGTCTAAATAATTCACCGGATACAAAATGGATTAATTCTTAATAGATTAATAAAAATTATATTTGGATTAAAATATTTTTATGTATCCAGAGAAGGATTTGACAAAATTAATAATTAAATATGAACATAACCAATTAAGTGATGCAATATGAAAATTAAATACAATACATTCATAGTTAAGGATATGGACGAATCCGTGAAGTTTTACACCGAAGTTATGGGATTTGAAGTAGATAGCGAACACCATCCTCATCCTGGAGCAAAAATAGTGTTATTAAAGGGGGAGGGAGATACTATGATAGAGCTTATACAAAATACAGAAAACGATCCCGGCCTATTTTGTATAGGGATGGATGTTGAAGACATTCAGGGCACAGTGAAAGAACTCAAATCTAAAGGTGCCAAAGTCACCATGGACCCCATCCCCATAACTGTGGGAAAACTGGCCTTTATAGAAGACCCAAATGGGGCTAGAATTGCGCTGATTCAGCATATATAGCCCCAATTTTTAAATCAACATTCTTTAATTAAATTAACATTCTTTAAACTTTTTCTATATTTTGCTGCTTTATATAATCACGCTTTATATAATACTATATCCACTTCCCTTAGATCTCGAGCCGCTGATCAAATATCTAAAATACTAAATCAAGAATTAGATTACAATGAAACTGCAATAGTTTATGATTGTTTAGGATTTGAAAAAATATAGATAAATAAAAAATTGATTTTAAAAATCATCCCCATGTGCAAGTGAAAAATAATATAATCAGTTATTTTTTCTATTTTTTTATTTTTTTGTTTGATCTTTTTTGGTCTTTACCTACTTTATCAAAATACATTCCCAGGGCTGGGACTCCGTATTAATAGTGGCGTACAACTCTTTTTCTGGATCCTTAAATAAATCCTCACAAGTGAATTCTAAATCTGCGGCTTTTTTAACCGGATATATCCGACCCCTTGCGCTTTTAACAATTATCTCATCCTCTCGACTAATACCAACTACCAATTGCTCTATTTCCTTGGCCATAGTACATAACTCCTGAATTTTTAAAATTAATTAAAATTTTATTCTTATACTATAATAAGAAAATTCTAAATCTTAAATTAAACTATTTTTTTCCTTTATGAAATTTTTTATGAAATACCAACCTGCAAGCAGCACCCCCACATTTTAAAAAAAAATATCACAATTTTGAAAATATTCAACACTAACTTAATAATTTTAATTTCAAAATTGAAAATATTCAATATATTTATATACTATAACTTAATAATCTTAATCTATATATGCACAATATTGAAGTCGTGTATGGTGGTGAAAAAAATGAAGGGCAAAAAGTTAAAAATACGGGTGAAAACGGATAAATTTTTCATTCCAATCCCAGCTTTGCGAATTTCAACCTATAGATGGATTTTAAAACAAATCCTTAAATATTATCCATCTAAGGATAAAACAGGAACCTCCCAGGATGGTGAATACATGGACACCTTTTTTCGCAACCTCTCACCACAGGATCTTGACCTGATTTTTGACCAGTTAGAAAGCACTGAACCATTTAAAATGGTGGATATTAAAGCAGATGATGAAAAGGACGGCAAAGTAACGGTGGAAATATACACCATAGGAGGATGAAGTTATGAAACGTGAAGTGCCCGGGATCTGTCCCATCTGCAACAGCGCAATTAAGGTTACTGAAATTGGTTGCAAGAAGTGTAAAACAGTCATCAGAGGCGAATTCGATCTTTGCAAGTTTTGCAGACTGAATGAACAACAAAAATACTTCTTGGAAGTGTTTATAAAAAACAGAGGCAACATTAAGGAGATTGAAAAGGAACTAGGAATATCTTATCCCACAGTGAGAAACAAACTGGATGAAGTGATTTCAGTTCTGGGACACAAAGTTAAAAAACCAGCGCATGATAAAAAAGAAATCTTGGAAAAGCTTAAAAATGGTGAAATCACCAAAGATGAGGCTTTAAAGTTATTAAATGGTAAAATATGAGGATTAAATGAATAGGAGTGGATGAATATGTCAAACATGAAAGATGAAAGAATGCAAATTTTGGAAATGGTAGAAGAAGGGAAGATAAATACCTCGGAGGCAGCTGCGCTACTGGATGCTCTGGAAGGAAATGAAGTGGAAATAAAACCTAGAACAGATGCCAAATGGTTAAAGATCCGGGTGAAAACCATGGATGACAACCCTAAAGTGAATGTGAACATACCTATTTCCCTAGTGGAAGTTGGTTTAAAACTGGCACAAAAATTTGATCCCAAACTGAAAGAGTCCGGCCTGGAACAGATCGACCTGGATGAAATCATAGAAGCTGTGAAAAATGGAAGAGAAGGTAAAATTGTTGATTTGGAGGATGAGGAAGACCAGACCAAAGTCAAGATTTATGTAGAATAGTTAAAGAAAATTAGTGGTCAGGTTTCATAGAGAGTTGAAAATTAGATAGTTATTGGTTGTTTGGGAAGTTTAGATTATAATTCAGCTTCTATCAAGCTGTAATGATCCAAACTCCATATAACTTTTAAAAGTTTTCATGTTGCACTGCATCCTCGGGACAGTTATCCACACACATCCCACAGAGTATGCATTTATCCTCTTCTTCAATAGTGGGAATTGAATCTTCATCATCACGTTTAAATATTCCCACGGGACAATTGGAAACACAAGTACCGCACTTGGTGCATAATTCAGGATCAATTTCTATCTTGGGCATTTCATTTCCTCCAGAATAAAATTAGATGGATATTAAAAATAATATTTTCTCATTTTTCACCCCATAATGTCCCACATAATACTACCAAGTTTCACATACATACTACCAGTTTGATGATTCTGATATTTTCAATAATGCTGAAAAGTGTAAAAACAAAAATTTGCAAAATATGCGTATTTTCATCAAACCATATATACTGGCTGCTTAAAAAATTATAATTTCGTAGATTAATAAGTTAAGCCTTGTTTTTTATGATTAACATAGGTAATAGTGAGGTGGTGATCATGATATTCACCTCACTTTCAATTATTAGAAACAAGATTTACATGTTCGCATGGGTTTTTTCAGAATCAATCTATAATTTTCAGGGGAGCTTGTAATTTTATATCTTCCTTTATTTTTTTGGTATCAATTTTCCAGTGCAGTTTACTGATCTTTGACTAAAAAATGGCTGATAAAAAAAAATGGCAATTTTTAAACTTATAATTTTTCCTCTTCCACCCTGCCACTGAACTTTCCAGGTTTCCTAAGCTTTTGATCGTCATAAAGTTCTTTTTCTGACTGATAAGAGTAATAGTGCTATTGTTTTCATATTATTCTAAGTTGGGGTAGATAATATTCAATGTATTCCTGGTGATTTTTTTCCAAATCAAGCACTCCTTAAACATCTCTAGAATAAAAGATTTGAAGGATTATCCCGGCACATTGTCTGGATTTGTTTCCAGGTGATTCCCTGGTTCATCATTTCTTCAATCATCATCTTCATTCCCACCACTGGCTGGGGGTTGTGTTTCTGACCGAAATCCGTGGCTAGTATACAGTTCTGGGCACCAACTTCCTTTATGGCTTCAACCATAACTTCCGGATTAATTTCATCATGCTGGGGCATGGTTGCCACCCAGCAATGCTCCAGATAAGCATGACGGGCCATTTCTTTCTGTTCATCAATAGTAGCACCCACCACCCGGGTTAAGGGATGATTGATCAATATTTTCTCCACACCCTGACTCCGGCACTGGTCAATTACCTTAAATATCTCAGGGGCCTGTATATGGCCAGTGCCCAGGATTAGATGGTAATCATAAACCAATTTGATTATTTCTTCTAACTGCTCATCTGTAATCTTAACCCTTTCATGATGAATGGTGGGAAGCCATACCAGTTTACCCCCCATTAATGCGCAGCTTTGAACCGCTTCCGGGTTTAAACCTCCCACTGTCTGGTTAAGGGTTAAACCTCCAAATACCTGAAATCCGGTTAATTTATGAGTAATATAGGCCCGGCCTGCGGTGGGTTCCGCATGGGATTTTATAACAATGGCCCGCATACCTTTCTCTTGGGCTTCCAATGCAGCTTCATAATCATCCAGAAGTCTTGGTTTTAAATCGGGACTGGTGTGAATGTGAGTGTCAATGAAACCGGTTAGTGTTCCTTTTTCAGGGCTGTATTTTTCTTTTGATTTCTTCATAAAGATTGCCCCCCTCAGAATCCATGGCAACGATTAATGGTCCGAAATCCTTTACCTCCAATTCCCATATGGCTTCAGGAACCCCCAGATCGAGCCAGTGCACATTTTTAACACTTAACACTGAACTCACGTACAGTGCAGCGCAGCCTCCCACTGCAGCCAGGAATACTGCTCCATTTGTTTTTAAAGCTTCAGCAGTTTTTTCATCCATCCCCCCCTTCCCTATTACTGCCAGGGCTCCTTGATCCAAAATTTCGGCCTGATAAGGATTCATACGACTGCTGGTGGTGGGTCCCACTGCCACCATATGATACTCCCCTCCATCATTCTTGATTATGGGCCCTGCATGGAATATGACTGCTCCTTCCAAGTCTATGGGTGTTCCC encodes:
- a CDS encoding PAS domain S-box protein, translated to MSGLDKSKAQSINEIEKLKERISHLEQENNRLSLENKKIISFYENFLSETARDFLQLPFEQDIYQFIGEKLKLLLEDGFVIISTFDEVSDSFRINNIAAGNENIKKSIHKFLKNDLSDLTIPWSFLSEKIRESITNNQFYQVEGGLYEITGKQFTEKACRQLEEELNIKSIYITGLRWEDSLYGSAIILKDNDADLKEENALRALVNLASVALKHKNAEYALQDSEEKYRTLFNNANDAIFLHKLTPDGISGKFVEVNNVASQILGYTHEELLEMSPKDIEDFQSPINMEDLLKKEKFTFETVLISKDGGKIPVEISTHIFRLKDENLSLSIARDITERKKMEKELQISLEEKEMLLREIHHRVKNNLMIISSLLNLQSRYVKDRKVIDVFKDSQNRARSMALIHDRLYQSSHLKRINIGDYIKTLASDLFRTYSTNSSQIQLNFDVDEVMMDVNTMIPLGLIVNELLSNCLKHAFPQGRKGEINISFHKSPDHRYVLSVQDNGIGFPDDLDFRKTDSLGLRLVNILTDQIDGEIVLSKNHGTEFRIEFVEKEYSNV
- a CDS encoding CPBP family intramembrane metalloprotease — encoded protein: MGNFLDLALEGKNNLWRYLLGISIVFMVFYGYGMVIPEEVNTWGPLVNYIIQDFSYILYFLAIVFIIKVLHRRSLRSLITPKKKMNWKLMGVGFLLYFLLMFWLSLLPQFITDPSSLSLNPNLLEFFMFLPLLIILVPVQTTSEELLFRGYILQGTGFITRNIFILAVLNGIIFMLPHLANPEVAEAPVIAIMDWIIFGSFMAYITLKSGTLELAIAGHAANNLFISVISNYEGSVFTTPSLLITRVNDSASTMEGDILYIILSLVSAILIPLLYYALVFKVPPIQKYMEMDS
- a CDS encoding PAS domain S-box protein translates to MDKVKILLVEDEIIEAMDIKRILESFDYEVPYIAGAGEEAVEKALEIMPDLILMDIVIKGNIDGINVAEEIKNLNIPVIYLTAHSEESTVKRALFTSPYGYLIKPFDRHELKYAIDLAIYKNKLENQLKDSEKKYKALVEQAADALFVHDFDGNLVDVNRQACESLGYTREELLKMNIMEVEQDLNLHQAQKLWHKIKPDHSFTFYGHHLRKDGSVFPVEVHFALVDIEGQPLVMGLVRDTSRKIQSEKAIKESEEKYRTLFNTMVQGVVYQDVNGQIISMNPAAERIMGFKLREVQGKKLDHITGSIHEDGTDFPFKDHPSMLALKTGKEIKNVVMGVKYPTREGYTWLKVHAVPQFKPGEKKPYQVFTTFEDITERKNAEKALKASENKYHTLFYNAADGILLMENETIIEANQQALEIFQTKREQLIGEKPYYFSPEKQPDGQSSKVKAKSLIKNALKGQPQHFKWKHLRSNGTPFYAEVNLNRIKIEDKYLIQTIIRDITETEESKRVLKESEQRLNDIFDFLPDATFAIDLNGKVIAWNKAIEEMTGTSKEDMIGQGNHAYAIPWYGYRRPVLIDLIRPGNPEFRDQYEYIEKKGKTLYAEVFVPSVYGGKGAYLWATASPLLNSKGEQYGAIESVRDITDRKKAEISLKRSAERFRAVAESAVDAIVTTDAEGNIIFFNHSLTRIFGYSKKELTGQPLTLLMPSRFKDDYLKELEKFKKSGKHRFIGKTVTTIGLKKDKSEFPFEMSLSAWKSEDVTYFTSIIRDLSERMQAEKQIKGSLKEKELLMQEIHHRVKNNMQIISSLLNLQSMNVKGKTVQVLKDSQNRIKAMAMVHEKLYQSPDLSTINVSDYIESLVRDLFYTYNIKKNHITLSLDIAPEIRLNIETAVPCGLIINELVSNSLKYAFDPDEGGELTVSLKLNQGIYELMVKDNGKGLSDDIDFRNTKSLGLQLVNNLVQQLNGTIKLDNSQGTEFRIIFKQLEYKERINNDL
- a CDS encoding CPBP family intramembrane metalloprotease; translation: MKTISKNDGKRSISRVVNWKLYLILLIASIFGALAVLPYTLTLQAGLIQNLQVPLYLLLIGQLIQSIILFGITIFIGLYLARKVGLGLPVLEGWLEGREVERYLKSILGISIGLGILVGILITGFDFLFSLAGVTINVTQASVNPPAWMGFFASFYGGINEEILLRLFLMTLIVWIIFKIKKTPEGKPTSAGMWLAIVLAAVIFGAGHLPAVMTITTLTPLVIVRTIVLNAVGGIIFGWLYWKKGLESAMISHFSADIVLHVIVPLLVVI
- a CDS encoding VOC family protein; protein product: MKIKYNTFIVKDMDESVKFYTEVMGFEVDSEHHPHPGAKIVLLKGEGDTMIELIQNTENDPGLFCIGMDVEDIQGTVKELKSKGAKVTMDPIPITVGKLAFIEDPNGARIALIQHI
- a CDS encoding DUF2089 domain-containing protein; translated protein: MKREVPGICPICNSAIKVTEIGCKKCKTVIRGEFDLCKFCRLNEQQKYFLEVFIKNRGNIKEIEKELGISYPTVRNKLDEVISVLGHKVKKPAHDKKEILEKLKNGEITKDEALKLLNGKI
- a CDS encoding 4Fe-4S binding protein, yielding MPKIEIDPELCTKCGTCVSNCPVGIFKRDDEDSIPTIEEEDKCILCGMCVDNCPEDAVQHENF
- a CDS encoding fumarate hydratase C-terminal domain-containing protein produces the protein MIFNLKTPLNKEDIRKLRIKDTVYLSGKIYTARDSAHKRIIERGTPIDLEGAVIFHAGPIIKNDGGEYHMVAVGPTTSSRMNPYQAEILDQGALAVIGKGGMDEKTAEALKTNGAVFLAAVGGCAALYVSSVLSVKNVHWLDLGVPEAIWELEVKDFGPLIVAMDSEGGNLYEEIKRKIQP